A DNA window from Brassica napus cultivar Da-Ae chromosome C1, Da-Ae, whole genome shotgun sequence contains the following coding sequences:
- the LOC106370772 gene encoding EPIDERMAL PATTERNING FACTOR-like protein 4 — translation MGALRRRGRRRFIFAALATFALLHLFLAASTVSAGGWLGQRTGSDFHGHLTGNKRFGGPGSSPPTCRSKCGKCQPCTPLHVPIQPGMSIPLEYYPEAWRCKCSDKLFMP, via the exons ATGGGCGCTCTCCGTCGCCGTGGCCGCCGTCGCTTTATCTTTGCTGCACTCGCCACATTTGCTCTCCTCCACCTCTTCTTGGCCGCCTCCACAGTCTCAGCGG GTGGATGGCTTGGTCAAAGAACCGGGTCGGATTTTCACGGTCATCTTACGGGGAATAAGCGGTTTGGCGGACCTGGTTCATCACCACCGACGTGTAGATCGAAGTGTGGGAAATGTCAGCCGTGTACACCGCTTCACGTACCGATACAGCCCGGTATGAGCATTCCATTAGAGTATTATCCTGAAGCTTGGCGGTGCAAGTGTAGCGACAAGCTTTTCATGCCGTAG